In Chelonia mydas isolate rCheMyd1 chromosome 19, rCheMyd1.pri.v2, whole genome shotgun sequence, the following are encoded in one genomic region:
- the FCN3 gene encoding ficolin-3, with translation MWPVSPWSFMPALLWLCTWTLITGDPGTCPEVKVVGLSGAEKLTILQGCPGTPGAAGSPGEKGAPGQPGLRGAGGPPGKAGPKGERGDHPDPSFLCQNGPKSCKELLGKGEFLSGWHTIYLPDCRPLRVFCDMDTDGGGWLVFQKRMDGSVDFYRTWSSYKKGFGNQLSEFWLGNENLHQLTQDGEFQLRVDLVNFNDSSSFASYRSFKLKGEEDKYELVLGTFLGGSAGDSLGVHNRKPFSTYDRDNDSGTQNCAVTVHGAWWYINCYRANLNGGYAVGEQKKQRYSIDWVSGQGVGNPYKRTEMKLR, from the exons ATGTGGCCAGTCAGCCCTTGGAGCTTTATGCCAGCCCTGCTTTGGCTCTGCACCTGGACGCTGATCACTGGGGACCCCGGCACCTGCCCAG AGGTGAAGGTGGTGGGGCTCTCCGGCGCTGAGAAACTCACCATATTACAGGGATGCCCCGGGACGCCAGGCGCAGCAGGAAGCCCTGGAGAAAAGGGGGCACCCGGTCAACCTGGCCTGAGAG GGGCCGGGGGGCCGCCCGGGAAAGCAGGACCGAAGGGGGAACGAG GAGACCACCCAGACCCTTCCTTCCTCTGCCAGAACG GGCCAAAGAGCTGCAAGGAGCTTCTGGGCAAAGGGGAGTTCCTGAGCGGCTGGCACACCATCTACCTGCCGGACTGCCGGCCGCTGAGGGTCTTCTGCGACATGGACACTGACGGTGGAGGCTGGCTG GTGTTCCAGAAACGCATGGATGGCTCGGTGGATTTCTACCGCACCTGGAGCTCCTACAAGAAGGGCTTCGGGAACCAGCTCTCCGAGTTCTGGTTGGGCAATGAGAACCTCCACCAACTCACCCAGGACG GCGAGTTCCAGCTCCGCGTGGACCTGGTGAATTTTAATGACAGCAGCTCCTTTGCCAGCTACCGGTCCTTCAAACTCAAGGGGGAAGAGGACAAGTACGAGCTTGTTCTGGGGACGTTCCTTGGCGGCTCTGCAG GTGACTCCTTGGGCGTCCACAACAGGAAGCCTTTCTCCACCTACGACCGCGACAACGACAGCGGGACACAGAACTGCGCCGTCACTGTGCATGGTGCCTGGTGGTACATCAACTGCTACCGTGCCAACCTGAACGGGGGCTACGCGGTGGGGGAGCAGAAGAAGCAGAGATACAGCATTGACTGGGTCTCTGGCCAGGGCGTTGGCAACCCCTACAAACGCACGGAAATGAAGCTCCGCTAG
- the CD164L2 gene encoding CD164 sialomucin-like 2 protein isoform X5: MCGSAFNLMQEGECKQLEPCERCIEGDASRNITGCVWMHCGVLEEPGPGDCIGKGEATKETCSIYNVTATCPARRSPTKEPQRAPTKEPQRAPTKEPQRAPTKEPQRAPTKEPQRAPTKEPEILTPGTTAGPPLTATPEFRPPGFNSASFVGGIVLVLSIQAVFYFIVKFLKSKDSTYQTLEENQ, encoded by the exons GAGAGTGCAAACAGCTGGAGCCCTGTGAGAGGTGCATTGAAGGAGACGCGTCCCGGAACATCACAGGCTGCGTGTGGATGCACTGTGGAGTCTTGGAGGAGCCAG GGCCCGGGGACTGCATTGGGAAGGGAGAAGCCACCAAGGAGACATGCTCCATCTACAATGTCACGGCTACATGTCCAG CGCGGAGATCGCCCACCAAGGAGCCTCAGCGAGCGCCCACCAAGGAGCCTCAGCGAGCGCCCACCAAGGAGCCTCAGCGAGCGCCCACCAAGGAGCCTCAGCGAGCGCCCACCAAGGAGCCTCAGCGAGCGCCCACCAAGGAGCCTGAGATCCTCACGCCAG GGACGACGGCCGGCCCCCCGCTGACGGCCACCCCTGAGTTCCGCCCGCCTGGCTTCAACTCGGCCAGCTTCGTGGGGGGGATCGTCCTCGTGCTGAGCATCCAGGCCGTCTTCTACTTCATCGTCAAGTTCCTCAAGTCCAAGGACAGCACCTACCAGACACT GGAGGAGAACCAGTAG